A window of Echeneis naucrates chromosome 13, fEcheNa1.1, whole genome shotgun sequence contains these coding sequences:
- the hnrnpul1 gene encoding heterogeneous nuclear ribonucleoprotein U-like protein 1, which produces MSVDVKKLKVNELKEELQRRGLDTRGLKADLVERLKAALEAEAQADDGESGEQEEDYQEPKDTEEDDDGDGEEAQVQQEAADDYGEGDGDGDGDRDGDGDGDGDGDLPEEEEEDEGRDSGGYYEEEEPEGEPYESQPTSDSGHSMPDFTADVDIPKSDLMSEEETKTVLEPKENPEENVESKQEVKVEVKMEDDPDVPVDRQEDMQRTEEQRGQGDTGQVEQVKVEADRGGHYSRKRPYEENRGYSYYEHREDKRSRTPQPPAEDEEENIDDTLVTVDTYNCDLHFKVSRDRYSGYPLTIEGFAYLWAGARATHGVTQGRVCFEMKINEEIPVKHLPSSEPDPHVVRIGWSLNHCGTQLGEEPFSFGYGGTGKKSSDCKFADFGEKFGENDVIGCYIDFDSGDEVEMGYTKNGVWLGVAFRTTKEALAGRALFPHVLVKNCAVEFNFGQKREPYFPPPEGYTYIHNLSMEDKIRGTKGPASKSECEILMMVGLPACGKTTWAIKHAETNPEKKYNILGTNAIMDKMKVMGLRRQRNYAGRWDILIQQATQCLNRLIEIAARKRRNYILDQTNVYGSARRRKMRPFEGFQRKAIVICPTDEDLKERTLKQTNEQGKDVPDHAVLEMKANFTVPEPCDFLEAVTFIELQRDEAEKLLKQYNEEGRKAGPPPEKRFDNRQTGFRGRGGGSFQRYDNRDGSRGGYQNRSGDGGSGYRGGYSRGSYNQNRWSNSYRDGGSDSRGGYNRNQQSGGSYNRPAPYKGGYNQGYNQGYNQGYNQGSYNQNYYSNYSQYPGYNQSYSQTPTTGQTYNHHQQQPQQQQQQPQQQQQQQSYNQQYQQYAQQWQQYYQNQNQWSQYYSQYGSYPGQGSQGSSSGSQ; this is translated from the exons ATGAGTGTTGACGTGAAGAAACTGAAAGTAAACGAGTTGAAAGAGGAGCTCCAGCGCCGCGGCCTGGATACCAGAGGCCTGAAGGCGGACTTGGTGGAGAGACTGAAAGCCGCTCTGGAGGCAGAGGCTCAGGCGGACGACGGAGAGTCcggggagcaggaggaagatTACCAGGAGCCCAAAGACACCGAAGAGGATGACGacggagatggagaggaggcaCAAGTGCAACAAg AAGCAGCAGATGATTATGGTGAAGGTGACGGTGATGGTGATGGGGACAGGGACGGGGACGGGGACGGGGATGGGGATGGTGATCTccctgaagaggaagaggaagatgaaggcaGAGATTCTGGAGGTTACTATGAGGAAGAAGAACCAGAGGGAGAGCCTTATGAAAGCCAACCCACTTCAGACTCAGGTCACAGCATGCCTGACTTCACAGCAGATGTTGATATTcccaaatctgatttgatgtcCGAGGAAGAGACCAAGACTGTCCTTGAGCCAAAGGAGAACCCGGAAGAGAATGTTGAGAGTAAACaag AAGTAAAAGTGGAGGTCAAAATGGAAGATGACCCCGATGTTCCTGTAGACAGACAAGAGGATATGCAACGGACAGAAGAGCAGCGTGGGCAAGGTGACACAGGTCAGGTTGAACAAGTGAAGGTGGAAGCTGACAGGGGTGGGCACTACAGTCGTAAGAGGCCATATGAAGAGAACAGAGGGTACAGCTACTATGAACATCGTGAGGACAAAAG ATCTCGCACACCACAACCTCCtgctgaagatgaggaagagaacATAGATGATACTCTTGTCACAGTTGATACAT ACAATTGTGACCTGCACTTCAAGGTGTCCCGTGATCGCTACAGTGGGTATCCATTGACCATTGAAGGCTTTGCTTACCTGTGGGCTGGAGCACGAGCTACACATGGCGTCACCCAGGGTCGTGTGTGCTTTGAGATGAAG ATCAATGAGGAAATCCCAGTGAAACACCTGCCTAGTAGTGAGCCCGATCCCCATGTCGTGAGAATTGGATGGTCTCTCAACCACTGTGGCACTCAGCTTG GTGAGGAACCGTTCTCTTTTGGATATGGAGGGACAGGAAAGAAATCATCTGACTGTAAGTTTGCAGACTTTGGGGAAAAGTTTGGTGAAAACGACGTCATCGGCTGTTACATT GACTTTGACAGTGGGGATGAGGTGGAGATGGGCTATACTAAGAACGGTGTGTGGCTGGGTGTGGCTTTCCGGACAACCAAGGAGGCACTGGCAGGCCGTGCCCTGTTCCCCCATGTGCTGGTGAAGAACTGCGCAGTTGAGTTTAACTTCGGACAGAAGCGGGAGCCGTACTTTCCCCCACCAGAGGGATATACATACATCCACAACCTCAGCATGGAGGACAAGATAAGAGGCACTAAGGGGCCTGCCAGCAAATCTGAATGTGAG ATCCTGATGATGGTTGGCCTGCCTGCCTGTGGAAAGACTACTTGGGCTATAAAGCATGCAGAAACTAACCCTGAGAAGAAGTACAACATCCTGGGCACAAATGCCATCATGGACAAGATGAAG GTGATGGGTCTGCGTCGTCAGAGGAACTACGCTGGGCGGTGGGATATCCTCATACAACAGGCCACCCAATGCCTGAACAGGCTGATAGAGATTGCTGCCCGCAAGAGACGCAACTACATCCTGGACCAG ACAAATGTATATGGATCAGCAAGGAGACGAAAAATGCGTCCTTTTGAAGGTTTTCAACGCAAGGCTATTGTAATTTGTCCCACGGACGAGGATTTAAAAGAACGAACATTAAAGCAAACCAATGAGCAGGGGAAGGATGTGCCCGATCATGCTGTTTTAGAAATGAAAG CCAACTTTACTGTCCCTGAGCCTTGTGACTTCCTGGAGGCGGTGACGTTCATTGAGCTGCAGCGCGATGAGGCTGAAAAGCTGCTGAAGCAGTACAATGAGGAAGGCCGCAAGGCTGGCCCACCCCCTGAAAAACGCTTCGACAACAGGCAGACCGGATTCCGTGGCCGTGGCGGTGGTAGCTTCCAGCGGTATGATAACCGTGATGGGTCCCGTGGCGGCTACCAGAACCGCAGTGGAGATGGCGGCAGTGGATACAGAGGAG GCTACAGTCGTGGCAGCTACAACCAGAATCGTTGGAGCAACAGCTACCGTGATGGAGGCTCTGATTCACGTGGTGGATATAACCGCAACCAGCAGTCAGGAGGAAGCTATAATCGCCCAGCCCCTTACAAGGGAGGATACAACCAG gGCTATAACCAGGGCTACAATCAGGGGTACAACCAAGGCAGCTACAACCAGAATTACTACAGCAACTACAGTCAGTATCCAGGATACAACCAGAGCTACAGCCAGACACCTACCACTGGACAGACGTAcaaccaccaccagcagcagccacaacagcagcaacagcagccccagcagcagcagcaacaacagagcTACAACCAGCAATATCAGCAG tATGctcagcagtggcagcagtactaccagaaccagaaccagtgGAGCCAGTACTACAGCCAGTACGGCAGCTACCCTGGACAGGGCAGTCAAGGCTCATCTTCTGGTTCTCAGTAG
- the ppp1r13l gene encoding relA-associated inhibitor, which produces MSSQGSFGTSMLFQTMNDDLNASLATADELSKEFSSLLQEASSTEKQRKSGPQTSTAVTTPKSQSLGSSYSTITTGQSSNGRSSNSSNDFTPFSPSSTSVHPADPVSYNNRNTTSSPVFTTSPLSSPKITKKGKSPLSKSGTESYPYSQQSPTQSPQSQRRNSPTHINRSPQGSLSYSERSPSPIQKAFEGSQSPSFNSFNLLSPYDNSKMGRRSPRAERGPSPLSFNYPLSNTLPKNFRPPDESSRRKKIPSKWNETDLDVSYERKPHHTYDKTEWLRQIVPNSSWRESNLDGPPPAPSPKKDHRSQTLPFSHGSLPRNTRITVPPDVSSPDHPPYYPQPITSRISIPPIASQSRQKRPIPLSVIMRLQNPYWGAKSFQQPKILGGEGDTAPYQPAVPMAREFFSQPVPQPQQHPPEQRQPAIYSDALNHGDVDAELEKLEYVHPLPGIPENRSMGEGARDESLPRIPRPLSPTRLQPVVAPEAQSQELPDLEELLRIRAEIPRALKRRGSVDQPQPLKRASHYQPNQYKHLINKLLRRKEHHQKAEQGSETSSSSEGEESAMPPAPLPKTSTLIPHDFRSYHSILRRSKSERKGTGNRARLSPLVLLLDGALVGELETVQRAVQEMNNPSQPNDEGITALHNAICGGHYNVVDFLVRIGANVSAPDSHGWTPLHCAASCNDRPLCEFLVRNGAAVMAMTESDGAIASQKCDPYALGFEECESFLKGVEEAMGLENSGVLYALWSYPAQAADELSFKEGDMVTILQKLEGSGWWWASLCGKEGFVPNNYFGLFPKIRPKSLC; this is translated from the exons ATGAGTTCTCAGGGAAGCTTTGGCACCAGCATGCTGT TCCAGACTATGAATGATGACCTAAATGCATCGCTGGCTACAGCAGATGAGTTATCCAAAGAGTTTAGCTCCCTGCTGCAGGAAGCCTCCTCCACggagaaacaaagaaagtctGGACCTCAG ACCAGCACAGCAGTCACCACTCCAAAGTCTCAGTCCCTGGGATCATCCTACAGCACCATCACTACAGGGCAGTCAAGTAATGGCAGATCCAGCAACTCCAGCAACGACTTCACGCCTTTCTCCCCAAGCTCAACATCTGTCCATCCTGCAGATCCCGTCAGCTACAACAATAGAAATACAACATCCTCCCCTGTCTTCACCACAAGCCCACTCTCATCTCCCAAGATCACCAAGAAAGGAAAATCCCCACTTTCTAAATCTGGAACTGAAAGCTACCCATACAGCCAGCAGAGCCCCACACAGTCACCTCAATCCCAAAGACGCAATTCCCCCACTCACATCAACAGGAGCCCACAAGGATCATTAAGCTACAGTGAAAGAAGCCCTTCTCCGATCCAAAAAGCTTTTGAAGGGTCTCAATCTCCCTCATTCAACTCCTTCAATCTGCTGAGCCCATACGACAACAGCAAGATGGGCCGCAGGTCACCTCGGGCAGAGAGAGGCCCTTCCCCTTTGTCTTTCAATTATCCCTTGTCCAATACGCTCCCAAAAAATTTCAGGCCACCTG atgaGAGTTCACGACGGAAAAAGATACCCAGCAAATGGAATGAGACAGATTTGGATGTGTCCTATGAAAGAAAACCTCACCACACCTATGACA AGACCGAGTGGCTGCGGCAAATTGTGCCAAACAGCAGTTGGCGAGAATCCAACCTTGATGGACCTCCTCCAGCACCAAGCCCCAAAAAG GATCATCGCTCTCAGACTCTCCCATTCTCCCATGGTTCTCTTCCCCGTAACACACGTATAACAGTGCCACCAGATGTTTCATCCCCAGACCACCCCCCTTACTATCCTCAGCCCATCACCTCCCGAATTTCTATTCCCCCAATTGCCTCTCAGTCGCGTCAGAAGAGACCCATCCCACTCTCCGTCATCATGCGCCTCCAAAACCCTTACTGGGGAGCAAAGTCATTTCAACAACCCAAAATCCTGGGAGGAGAAGGGGACACGGCACCTTACCAACCAGCTGTACCCATGGCAAGGGAATTCTTCAGCCAACCTGTACCCCAGCCACAGCAGCATCCACCAGAGCAGAGACAGCCAGCCATATACAGTGATG CACTGAACCATGGAGATGTCGATGCAGAGTTAGAGAAGCTTGAATATGTTCATCCATTGCCCGGGATTCCTGAGAATCGTAGCATGGGAGAGGGTGCGAGAGACGAAAGCTTGCCGCGCATTCCCCGGCCCCTGAGCCCCACCAGGCTGCAGCCAGTCGTGGCCCCGGAGGCCCAGAGCCAAGAGCTGCCTGACTTGGAGGAGCTGCTCCGCATTCGGGCAGAAATTCCCCGGGCCCTGAAGAGGCGGGGCTCAGTAGACCAGCCACAGCCCCTGAAGAGGGCCTCCCATTATCAGCCAAACCAGTACAAACATCTCATCAACAAGCTATTACGCAGGAAGGAGCATCACCAGAAGGCGGAGCAGGGCAGCGAGACTAGCAGCTCctcagagggagaggaaagcGCCATGCCTCCTGCACCTCTGCCTAAAACATCCACACTGATTCCCCATGACTTCAGA AGCTACCATTCTATTCTGCGTCGATCCAAATCTGAGCGTAAAGGTACTGGGAACCGGGCTCGGCTCAGTCCACTGGTGCTGCTTCTGGATGGAGCGTTGGTTGGAGAACTGGAGACAGTGCAGAGAGCAGtgcaggag ATGAACAACCCCAGCCAACCCAATGACGAAGGCATCACTGCTCTTCACAATGCAATCTGTGGAGGCCACTACAATGTGGTGGATTTCCTTGTTCGCATTGGAGCCAATGTCAGTGCACCAGACAGCCATGGCTG GACTCCACTGCATTGTGCTGCCTCCTGTAACGATCGCCCCCTCTGTGAGTTCTTGGTGAGGAATGGAGCAGCTGTCATGGCCATGACAGAGAGTGACGGTGCCATTGCCTCCCAGAAATGTGATCCTTATGCTTTAGGATTTGAAGAGTGTGAGAGTTTTTTGAAGG
- the opa3 gene encoding optic atrophy 3 protein homolog — translation MVVGAFPIAKLLYLGVRQMSKPVANRIKEGARRSEFFKNYICLPPAQLYHWIEMRAKMRVMGFRGSTIKPLNEDAAAELGAELLGEAIIFLIGGGCMVLEYSRQASNSRRKEEELNETITGLQTEIAELTLTTETLDARLKEVNRLLLSFPTPTKK, via the exons ATGGTTGTCGGTGCCTTCCCTATCGCCAAGCTCCTCTATCTCGGAGTGAGGCAAATGAGCAAGCCTGTAGCGAACCGGATAAAAGAAGGTGCCCGGAGAAGTGAATTCTTCAAAAACTATATCTGCCTGCCGCCGGCGCAGC TTTACCACTGGATTGAGATGCGAGCAAAGATGCGGGTCATGGGCTTTCGGGGATCCACCATTAAGCCATTAAATGAAGACGCGGCTGCAGAGTTGGGCGCAGAGTTGCTGGGAGAGGCAATCATCTTCCTTATTGGTGGTGGATGTATGGTGCTAGAGTACAGCAGGCAGGCATCTAACTCCCGCCgcaaagaggaggagctgaatgAGACCATCACAGGCCTACAGACTGAAATTGCAGAGTTAACACTAACCACAGAGACTCTGGATGCTCGATTGAAAGAAGTCAATAGGCTGTTGCTGTCCTTTCCTACTCCCACCAAGAAGTGA